From one Coffea eugenioides isolate CCC68of chromosome 11, Ceug_1.0, whole genome shotgun sequence genomic stretch:
- the LOC113752744 gene encoding ribonucleoside-diphosphate reductase small chain C-like gives MALSSQSTIELLQVAVVGSQSSGKSNVLEALVRRDFLPRGSDICTRRPLILQLVQTRRKPDGTKWALHWIDDSESFAERLVAFACVEGIFFSGSFCAIFWVKNWGLMPGLTFSNELISRDEGLHCDFACLLYGLLRAKLSEEILISEMEGFTVTSPREAMAEAMEDLEMVSMGRKRMGG, from the exons ATGGCA CTCTCCAGTCAGTCTACAATTGAATTGCTGCAAGTGGCGGTCGTCGGAAGCCAGAGCAGTGGAAAATCGAATGTTCTGGAGGCACTAGTCAGAAGAGATTTCTTGCCCAGAGGTTCGGATATTTGTACTCGCCGACCTCTCATTCTTCAGCTCGTGCAGACTAGACGAAAACCTGATGGCACCAAGTGGGCCCTCCACTGGATCGACGACTCTGAGTCCTTCGCGGAGCGCCTGGTGGCCTTCGCCTGCGTGGAGGGGATATTCTTCTCAGGGAGCTTTTGCGCCATATTCTGGGTGAAGAATTGGGGGCTGATGCCGGGCTTGACCTTCTCCAACGAGCTGATCTCGCGGGACGAGGGGCTTCACTGTGACTTCGCGTGCCTGCTGTATGGGCTGCTGAGGGCGAAGCTGAGCGAGGAGATTTTGATCTCAGAGATGGAGGGCTTCACTGTGACTTCGCCGAGGGAGGCCATGGCTGAAGCCATGGAGGACTTGGAGATGGTGTCCATGGGGAGGAAACGAATGGGAGGGTGA